A part of Ammospiza nelsoni isolate bAmmNel1 chromosome 9, bAmmNel1.pri, whole genome shotgun sequence genomic DNA contains:
- the LOC132076578 gene encoding CARD- and ANK-domain containing inflammasome adapter protein-like, translating to MIRHSSSLFTNPYAIQVLRTKKEELVQGINDPEQLLHWLVENGIFTPEKKLVLSFYRTRTAKNSRVLDILISQGERACRLFFYPCLKQVEPKLYSKIRKYVSEVNESIGDARRQLVGYLLEKDKVWFENSSEQHQGNKDRPGGKKHKGALKKKGKQTPLSRATKPRKDSAAVDIFAAVAKGSLPELEKTLKDSDLNVLNPSSETLLHVAAAHGHLSIVAHLLSKGARTGVKDRRGRTALHRAAQKGHGGAVRLLLRGGASMHTLDVEGKTPLHWAAENHHSHIVSMLLKEEARSCRNQHTFLHMAALRDESSLAKMLLEAGASTEGKDERGQTALSYAVSQGYENTAKVLLEAGATVDSNTVERAFNSNHPSIFKVLLEYSKDLSADIMELALFRAVQKNLHSVVAALIDRGTDVNAHNKKHYTPLLLACEMGKAESAEVLMEKGAKLGIRTPAADTALHLAAQAGAAAIAALLLSRGMDANLRNQAEQTPLHVAALRNHGALVGLLLSAGARVNAVTKDSATPLHIASHRGHADAARQLLHHKAPVNAQDKQAKSPLHLAAEQGHRTLAEMLLKARADPNAQDKEKKTPLHAAALRGHVSIVELLLAKKGRAGAKDMDGCTPLHYATVKGNTDILKLLLAAGKNKNINDRNVWRKTALHIAAEYGHGELINLLLGHGAAINALDSSRDTALHCACRAGHLSAVSALLSWAQGEKANVLAVNSLRKTPLQVAECNKTENQAQILTLLRKKMLIAK from the coding sequence ATGATCAGGCATTCAAGCAGCCTGTTTACAAACCCATATGCAATTCAGGTCCTAAGGACTAAAAAAGAAGAACTTGTACAAGGCATAAAtgacccagagcagctcctgcactggctggtagaaaatggtatttttacCCCAGAAAAAAAGCTGGTCCTGAGTTTCTACAGGACACGAACAGCAAAGAACTCTCGGGTGTTAGACATACTCATTTCTCAAGGTGAACGAGCCTGCAGGCTCTTTTTTTATCCATGTTTAAAGCAAGTGGAGCCAAAACTTTACAGCAAGATAAGAAAATACGTCAGTGAAGTAAATGAAAGCATTGGAGATGCCAGAAGACAGTTGGTTGGGTATTTACTTGAAAAAGATAAAGTGTGGTTTGAAAACAGCAGCGAGCAGCACCAGGGGAATAAAGACAgacctgggggaaaaaagcacaaaggGGCTCttaagaagaaaggaaaacaaactccACTTTCAAGGGCAACAAAGCCTAGAAAAGATTCTGCTGCTGTTGACATCTTTGCTGCAGTAGCTAAAGGCTCCCTTCCTGAGTTAGAGAAAACACTGAAGGACAGTGACCTCAATGTGCTAAACCCCTCCAGTGAAACACTTCTGCACGTTGCAGCTGCTCATGGCCATCTCTCCATCGTGGCACATTTGCTGAGCAAAGGTGCAAGGACAGGTGTGAAGGACAGGAGAGGGagaacagccctgcacagggctgctcaGAAAGGCCATGGAGGGGCAGTCAGGCTGCTTCTCCGAGGTGGGGCTTCCATGCACACTCTGGATGTGGAAGGCAAGACACCGCTTCACTGGGCTGCAGAGAATCACCACAGCCACATAGTGAGCATGCTCCTGAAAGAAGAggcaaggagctgcaggaatcaGCACACCTTCTTACACATGGCAGCTCTTAGAGATGAGAGCAGCTTGGCCAAAATGCTTTTAGAGGCTGGTGCCTCCACTGAAGGAAAGGATGAGAGAGGACAGACTGCTCTGAGTTATGCTGTTTCTCAGGGATATGAAAACACTGCAAAAGTCCTTCTAGAAGCTGGAGCCACTGTTGATTCCAACACGGTTGAAAGAGCCTTCAACAGCAACCACCCATCCATCTTCAAAGTACTCCTGGAATATTCTAAAGATTTGTCTGCTGACATAATGGAGTTAGCTCTTTTTAGAGCTGTACAGAAGAATCTGCACAGTGTTGTAGCAGCTTTAATTGACAGAGGCACAGATGTCAATGCCCACAACAAAAAGCACTACACTCCTTTGCTGCTGGCCTGTGAAATGGGCAAAGCAGAGTCAGCAGAAGTTCTAATGGAAAAAGGAGCAAAGCTGGGAATAAGGActcctgctgcagacacagctctgcacttGGCAGcgcaggctggggctgctgccatcgcagctctgctgctgagcaggggcATGGACGCCAACCTCAGGAACCAGGCTGAGCAAACCCCGCTGCACGTCGCCGCCCTCCGGAACCACGGGGCCCTCGTCGGGCTCCTGCTCAGCGCTGGGGCCAGAGTCAACGCTGTCACCAAGGACTCTGCCACCCCCCTGCACATCGCCAGCCACAGAGGCCACGCTGATGCTGCCCGACAGCTGCTGCACCACAAAGCTCCCGTCAATGCTCAGGACAAGCAGGCAAAGTCCCCTTTGCatctggctgctgagcagggacacagaacaCTGGCAGAGATGCTCCTGAAGGCCAGAGCTGACCCCAACGCACAGGACAAGGAGAAGAAAACTCCCCTGCACgctgcagctctgagaggaCACGTCAGCATCGTGGAACTGCTGTTGGCTaagaagggcagagctggagctaaGGACATGGATGGATGCACCCCGCTGCACTATGCCACCGTGAAAGGAAACACAGACATCCTAAAACTTCTGCTGGCCGcggggaaaaacaaaaatatcaacGACAGAAACGTTTGGAGGAAGACAGCCCTGCACATTGCAGCAGAGTACGGACATGGAGAGCTGATAAATCTCCTCCTGGGCCACGGGGCTGCCATCAATGCcttggacagcagcagggacactgcccTGCACTGTGCCTGCAGGGCCGGGCACCTCAGCGCTGTCAGtgccctcctcagctgggcacagggggaaAAGGCAAATGTACTCGCTGTCAACAGCCTCAGAAAAACCCCACTGCAAGTAGCAGAAtgtaacaaaacagaaaaccaggCTCAAATTTTAACACTgttgagaaagaaaatgttaataGCAAAATGA